TCGACCAGATCTGCGACGACCTGCGCGGCGTTCTGGCTGAGTCCGGCTAGGCCGGCTAGGCCGGCTGCACCGTCGGCATCGTGCCGCTCGGCCGCTGCGCGCGGCGACGGTCGCGGCGGCGCGCCAGCGCACGCAGCGGCGCCATCACGGCCTTCACGACGGGCGCGGGCGGGAACGGGGCCTTCACCTCGTCCTTGAACTCCTCGACGAAGAGCGCCAGGTCGAGTGGCTTCGGCATGCCCTTGCTGTTGGTGCGGCCCTCCTCGGCGAGGCGGACGGTCGTCTCGAACAGCTGCTCCATCTTCAGTGCGGGGCGGATCTCGACGCGGCACTGCGACGGCTCGTCACCCGCGTTCGCGAAGTTGTGGACCTTGCCCGGCGGCACGACGACGACCTCGCCCGGGCCGGCCACGATCGTCTTCAGGCCGTAGCGGAACTTCATCGTGCCGGCCGTGACCTCGAAGCGCTCCTCCTGCAGCGGATGGATGTGCAGCCCTGGGACATGGCCACCCGGCGGCAGCGCCAGGTCGATCGCCACCAGCT
The sequence above is a segment of the Gaiellales bacterium genome. Coding sequences within it:
- a CDS encoding cupin domain-containing protein, translated to MAYAGQMVENPVTGERIGFRQTSTDTNGELVAIDLALPPGGHVPGLHIHPLQEERFEVTAGTMKFRYGLKTIVAGPGEVVVVPPGKVHNFANAGDEPSQCRVEIRPALKMEQLFETTVRLAEEGRTNSKGMPKPLDLALFVEEFKDEVKAPFPPAPVVKAVMAPLRALARRRDRRRAQRPSGTMPTVQPA